DNA sequence from the Alkaliphilus metalliredigens QYMF genome:
CAAACCTTACAGGCGCAGTAAATTTCAGTTCTTGTCCTATATAAATGGTTCCAGGTCCCGGTAAATACATACCAAGTACTGCGGAGATCAGTCCTGCTGTAAGCATTCCATGAGCGATTCTTCCTTTAAATACAGAGCTTTTAGCCACTTCTTCATTCATGTGTGCAGGGTTCAAGTCTCCCGTAAGCCCAGCATAAAGATAAACATCAGATTCGGATATGGTCCTAGCTATAGATGCCTTATCCCCTATTTTAATTTCATTTATTGTTTTTCCTTTCATAATGGCTCCTCCTTTTTTATGATCACTCTACAAGATTATATATGTGCAAAACTCATGCCATATTTTTAACAATGTACATATTTTTTTTGAAATCCTTCGATTTAGTCTGCATTTTGTGTTTGTGTTGTTATTTTTTTATCACTTTCTATCTCCAGTGATATGCATTTTTCACCTAGTATACTCTGTTTCTCTACCTTTATACAAAATTAGTCAATATTTATTATTTTTAAAATATAATTCATAAGATTGAATACCAGTTGCTCGATTCTTGTGGAGTTAGTCATTTTACTTTGATTTTTGTTCAAATTATGTACAGTTATTTTAGATGTAAATTGAATTTCATATGGACTCACAGGCTTTGGGGCCACGATGCCACAGTGTCCAATGATTGAACATTACCTTTTACTTAACATATTTCCTTCATCATATTGCTCCCAATTGTACTTTTACATCACTCTTAAATTAAATCCATTATAAAATATCAATAACCAGTCTATTATACCATAATTTATACTCTATTTAACATTTAGTCTCTACATATACACTTGTGCCAGGTCCTTACATTAGAATACTTCCAAGTAAAGATCAATAAACTTTACAAAAACTATGTTTATCCGCTACCCCTCACCTATGCTGTGATGGTTGCTATTTATGTGGTATGAATTTTTCAGTTCCTGATTCCTCTCTTTTATGCCCCTTTTATTTGCCTCCTCATGGCCCATCCCTAGTGCACAAAACGGAGTCCCTTTGTGCTGATATTCTTGATTCACAGATACGCCGACTTAACTTAATAAAAGTAAGATTTAACTCCCAGTCAAGTTTCATTTTATGTTATGATTGACTAGTATTATTAGTTTGTTAGATGTCAATTTTTTGAACAATACAAGAAAAGGAGGTATCTCTATGTTATGCTGTAAGGAAAATGGAGATAAAATTGATGAAATTATTGAAAGACATCGTCACAACCCAGGAAGTATTATCCCTATATTACAAGAAATTCAAGAGGTTTTCAATTACTTACCAAAGGATATATTAGCCGTGATTGCTGAGAAAACAGATATATCACCTGCTAAAATCTACGGTGTAGCTACATTTTACAAACAATTTCGTCTAAAACCCGTTGGAAATTATTTAATATTACTATGCCAGGGAACTGCATGTCATGTAAATGGTTCAAAAAAAATAGAGGAAACTTTATATAATGAGTTGAAAATCAGGGATGGTGAAACAACGGAGGATGGATTGTTTACATTAAATAATGTTGCTTGCCTTGGATGCTGTAGCCTATCACCTGTTATGATGATTAATGAAGAAACCTATGGTAGTCTGGTGCCAGAGCAGGTCATCAAAATCATTACAGAACTAAAAAACCAAGCAAATAGACAGGTGGTGTAGAGAATGAAAGTTATTGTTGGACTTGGTAGCTGCGGTATTGCTGCAGGAGCCCAGAAGGTTTATAAGGAAATCGAAAATCAATTGAAAGTCTACGGTTCAAACAGTCCCGTAGGGTCTGTAGGGTGTATTGGCATGTGCTATTTAGAGCCCATTATTGAGTTTCTAAGTGATGATGGTGAAAAATATACCTATACAAAGGTGACTCCCAATATCGTAGCTGAAATCGTAGAAGGTATATTAGAAGGTCAACCTTCTCAAAATCATCTTATCAACCCTGCAGAGTGGAATAAATTACGTAAGCAAAAGAGAATTGCGTTAAAAAATTGTGGTTTGATTGACCCTCAAAATATCCATCACTATATTGACCAAAATGGCTATGAGGCCATCAAAAAATGCATAGGAGAAATGACACCAGCAGAAGTCATTGAAGAAATTAAGGTTT
Encoded proteins:
- a CDS encoding MaoC family dehydratase, translated to MKGKTINEIKIGDKASIARTISESDVYLYAGLTGDLNPAHMNEEVAKSSVFKGRIAHGMLTAGLISAVLGMYLPGPGTIYIGQELKFTAPVRFGDTITAEVEVVEIIKEKMLKLKTVCTNQSGIVVLEGYATVMPPR
- the nuoE gene encoding NADH-quinone oxidoreductase subunit NuoE; its protein translation is MLCCKENGDKIDEIIERHRHNPGSIIPILQEIQEVFNYLPKDILAVIAEKTDISPAKIYGVATFYKQFRLKPVGNYLILLCQGTACHVNGSKKIEETLYNELKIRDGETTEDGLFTLNNVACLGCCSLSPVMMINEETYGSLVPEQVIKIITELKNQANRQVV